One segment of Anopheles stephensi strain Indian chromosome 3, UCI_ANSTEP_V1.0, whole genome shotgun sequence DNA contains the following:
- the LOC118511685 gene encoding dynein light chain 1, axonemal-like yields the protein MARSTTIKDALKRWQEEHDGQDPVEALDIQLQFRWPPIEKMDGTLGTLVNCQKLSLSSNMIEKIAGLNGMKNLRILALGRNYIKSLSGIELVGDTLEELWISYNLIDKLKGVESLRKLKVLYMANNSVRDWGELAKLQAIAGTLEDLVFAGNPLVENLDEAAYVREVTKRLPTLKKLDGVPMLTEDED from the exons ATGGCCCGTTCCACCACGATTAAAGACGCATTGAAGCGTTGGCAGGAAGAACACGATGGGCAGGATCCGGTAGAAGCACTCGACATACAGCTACAGTTCCGTTGGCCACCGATTGAGAAGATGGATGGTACCCTCGGGACGCTGGTGAACTGTCA GAAGTTAAGCCTGTCATCAAATATGATTGAAAAAATTgccggtctgaatgggatgaAAAACTTGCGAATACTTGCACTGGGCCGTAACTACATCAAATCACTTAGTGGTATC GAGCTGGTAGGCGACACGCTGGAAGAACTTTGGATTAGCTACAACCTGATCGACAAACTGAAAGGGGTGGAAAGTTTGCGCAAGCTGAAAGTGCTGTACATGGCGAACAATTCGGTACGTGACTGGGGCGAGCTGGCCAAGCTGCAAGCCATCGCCGGTACGCTCGAAGATCTGGTGTTTGCCGGTAACCCGCTGGTGGAAAACTTGGACGAGGCGGCGTACGTGCGGGAAGTGACGAAGCGGTTACCCACACTGAAGAAGCTTGACGGTGTGCCGATGCTGACGGAGGACGAGGACTAG